Genomic segment of Vidua macroura isolate BioBank_ID:100142 chromosome 17, ASM2450914v1, whole genome shotgun sequence:
CCAAAACGCATTGGCAATGAACTGGGGGGAAACAAGGCATTTTACATAATTCCCAGCTACCTCAAACACTTAACTCTATTCAGGCTTTGGAGACACCCAACAGCACACACCAGcacagtcagggcagcagcagcacaatgcTGTGCACAGTGTGCTCCTcacctggcagcaggagccacGTACAGGAGCTCGTCAATAAAAactctggatttttttggggcTAAGTCACTGGGATTTGGAGCCTTTGCTGTGCTTCCTGTGCATAAAGGCCAGTGGCTATTTCAGCAGAACAGAATGGCAGGAGCAAACAGTAGTCAAGAGCGAGTGGGCAGTAGCTCAGCTGCCCTCAGCATTGAGGAGCTCGACTCCTTCAGCCCCTCAGAAGATGTTTCCATCCTTCCATGCAGGGTACACAAGGGAAGGTGTGGGACACTATGGACACCTGGAGTTTGGGTCTCCACCCCAGAGCAAGCAACGCCCCGTGCCTGCTGCAGAGCGCAGGACACAACTGGGGACCTTTAACGGCCTCTTGTAAGCGTTGTGCAATCTCACACTCCCTCCTGAACTCCAACCCCACCATGTCCTTACAGTCCACTTCACAAAGGTGCCAAGGTGAGCTGGGCCAGCGGCAGCAGCTCAGACTCGTGTCAGCCTGTGGGTACAGGGACCCCAGAGACGGCAGGGCCGTGAGGCAGGAGCACGGGGAACCTCTGAGGGATGTTTAGTCCCTCCTCCTCAAACTAAAGCTACACTTGCacatgcagctgctgctgcgTCCTGCACGTTACACAGAGCACACCCTGGAGTGAACTGGTGTGTACTGGGGGGACTAGAGCTCCCAAAGTCATGATTGTCAGGATTCACAGACAGTGCTGGGCACGGAGCCCTGGCCAGCTTGCATGGCACATGCCAGCTCCAGTGACCTGCCAGTGTTTTACACCACCCATTGCTCAAAAGAGCTGTCAAATAGGGTGActggctctgcctcctcccaTTTATGGATAAACTGGAATGGTGGAAGTAGCCAACAAGCTTTATCACTTGATCAGTGTTAATAAGTATTAAATCCAAGTACCCTTAAGttctgggaaaaggaaagagccAAACTAACAGGAATCCTGGCAGAAGTCACTCTACTTTTATGTAACTACACTGGGACTTAGACAGTGACAGGGATCCAGAGGAAGCATTTTATGGTGATTACGGTATGTTTTTATACACCATGGCAATGCATACAGTGCTTCACAAACATAGTACAtcgctgtccctgcccagagagCTTACAACCtagagcagcagcacaaccaGAGACCACAGCAAGGGGTAAGGAGACACAAAGTAAAGAAGTACAGCAAACAGGACCGgtatttgtttccatttcacCGAGGTAGAATTTTGTACAAGACAACAGCAAATGCAGACAAAGGAGATCAGCGACAGCCCCTCGGGACAACCCCGCGGTTCTCCCCCATCCCAGAACCACGGCTGCTCCAGGAGGCCGGGAGCCAGGCTATCGCCTCCCCATCGGCACCCATCCCCTTTCCGAGCGCCGGCCGGCGGGCCCGGAGCTGAGCAGCGCAGCGCTCCCGGGGCACCACGGGCACTGGGGACCGGGGCACCGTGTCTGCGCGGGGAAGCGGCCGGGAccctcctggggctgccctgccgGCGGCGAAGACGGCACGGAGCTCCACGGCgcggcgggccggggccggcgggcggcCACGGGCGCCCAGCGAGTGCGGagaggaggcggcggcggcgacaACTCTGCAGTCTGGCCGGGAGCGGTCCGGGGGCGCGGCCTAAGCGGGGCGGCGGCCGGCCGGGCGGGTACTTACGGTGGCGGGCTGCCTGGCGGGACGCGTGGCCGTCGCTCCGTGCTCGCCGCTGGCGCGCCGGGGCCGCATCCTCATAGCGGGGCGTCCCGCGCCTGGCCCGCGGGGGCGGCTGCGGAGACAGGAGCCCGTTACGGCGCCGCGGGGAGGGGCCGCGCGACGCGCAGGCGCGGCGGGGGCACAgcgggggcgcggcggcgggagcgcggcggcAGTAGCGGCCGCGCTCtaagatggcggccgcgggccTGCGCCGCCTcccctccgccgcccgcgcgccgccgccggtccccgccgcctcctcctGCGCGGCGAGCCGCGGCCGCGCGGTTGCGCCGCTTACCTGGGCGTGAGGCTAGGGGCTGCAGGCACCGGGCACCGCTGCGtccgccaccgccgccgcccCACCTCCGCctcgcccgccccgccgccgccatcttgcgcCGGGGCCGCGGGTGTGGAGCGCATGCGCGAAGCAGAGCCCGCGCTTGGGGGAATTACGCGGAGCATGCGCAAAGGCTTCGCGGTCATCCCGCCCACCCGGCGCCATCTTTGTGGCGGGCACCGCCCCGCGGTGGGTGCGGAGCGGTCGGGGGCCCGCCCGCGCTGCCGTGGAGCCGCTTCGTGCGGGCCGGCCCCGCCCTCTCGCCCGCCGCGGGCGGTTCCCGGCATTGACAGGGCGCGGCCGCTGTGCGGTCGCCACCAAAGGGCCTTTGAAGAGCGGCGCCGCCGGGGCGGGGtggcggccgggccgggaggGCTGCATTGATGTGGAGGCGCGGGGCTTCCGCCGCCCGCCGGGCACAGCGGTTGCTCCTGCTGCGCTTCAGCCCGGGCCGGCCCTGGCGGCCACTGCCTGTCCCGGCCGTCCCTCGGGCGCAGCGCTGACACGTCCCTCCCCACACTATTGCCGTGGCCATTCTCTGACCCGCGGGTCCCGGTGGCAAGCGGCGGGCGCTGGCAGTGAGGGACGCGGTGCAGCGCAGGGCACCGCCCAGTGGTCGCTGGGGTTGCTGCCTTGCCCcgcggctgctgctgcacagcgTATGCCGGAGGATGACACGGGACGTGGAAGGAGGACACGGCTGTTACTgggggttccctgggggccGCAGGACCCCTCGCAGCCAGCGGAGCTTCTGTCACATCCACGTAGCCGAGCACCTGTCCTGCCTCGGccccacctccctgggcagccgaTGGCCGGTGCTGGCCCACGGCCCCCGGTGAAGACGAGACGGGGAAACCGCGGGGCCTCTTCTGCCCTTTTCCTCTGGGATATCCCCCTTCCCAGCTTTCCAAGGGGTTTCCCATCTCCCGGAGTCCTGccctctgctccaggagcaCGGGGGTCAGTTTAATGAGTTAACGCTGTCGCAGCAGTTCTGGAGCGATAAGTGCTGTGTAAGCACTGAGGCTCCCGTTTTGGGCTTCCAGCGGCCCGGCTCCGCTGCCCAGAGCACCGATAACCGCCCGGGGCACAAAGGGCCGGCTCAGACCGACCCCTGAGGGCAGAGGGGACTCTATGAAGAGACAGTGAAACTCCAGCCTTGGAGCGAGGCAGCTCAAGTGGCCAAGGGGATGGTGAGGGCAGGGGCAGACTCTCGGCATGGCTCGGCCAAGCAGGATTTTCGCTAGGGAGCCCGTGGATGAGGAGCTGCCCGTATTTCCCGTGACGGGAGCAGGATGGTGGCGTGGGCGCTCATGGGGAcactccagcagtgcccatctcGGTGCTGCGACCCTGGAGCCAGCCAAGCTGCCGCTAACGCACGGAGCAAGGCCATCCAGAGGCATTTCCTGCGGAGCCAGTGCTGCCTGGCTTGGGGTCGGGGCAATCCTGAGGGTCTGCGGCTTCTCTGCTCAGGTTCATGTTACAGATGGCCATGaaccagcccccagcagcacccccggCCCGGGTCTACACTGAAGCTGGGATAGCACTGGCAGAAACTTCGTAACACAGACTGGGAGTCCCCAACAGCCCAGGGCCTCCCGGACACTGCCATTTGCACATGTGCTCCTCACACGGGGGCTACCGGAGAGATCCACGGCTGCGGCTGCGTGTGCAGGACGCGGGGAGCGGTGTTTTCGGGGCGAGGAAGGCTCCGTGTCCGGCCTAGAGCTGAGGTGGCCAGGCGAGCCGCTGTCTGTGCCGGTGCTGGCAGCCAGCCGGGCTCGGCGGGACACAGACCTGCATCCTCCCCGTCCGTCCCGctgtctcctcccagctgtgAGCCCGCAAGGAGTGGCAGCTGGGGGCTATATAAAGGCAGGGAAACCTCAGCCAGCTCAAGAGAAAGTCTTGGAGCTGGTGGtgttctccctccttcctgccttcaCGTGAATCAGCTTCCCCACGCCGGGAGCCGAGGACAAGCCGCGCTGTAAGTACCCGAACTGAGCCGGCATTGTGTGAGGGAACTCCCCAGCCTCTGGGCAGGACGGTGGCTCCGGGCCCCGGGGAAGGGGATCCCCCATCCTCTCCTTTCATAGAATTGGAGAAAAACGCTGTGGGGGAGCCCCGTCCCATCACACAGCCCCGGGGAGTGGGTCCCCACCCTCTCCTTTCAGAGAACTGGGGGAAGCTGTGGGGGGGAGCCCCGTCCCATCCCACAGCCTCGCACGGAGCTCTGCCTGTTGCTGCGGGATGGACAGGCTCCAGCTCCCGGCTCAAACCAGCCTGGGGGCAGGCGGCACATCTCGGGGGGACTGTGAGGGTTGTGGGACGGCAGCACGGGCGGGGGGGCTCACTCCTCTGCGAACTGCTGGGGCTCCCCGCTGCAGCAGCACGCACGGGGCTGGCGCCTGTCCCTGCGGTTTGGGGAGCGGGGTGTGTTCAGGGCGGGGGGAATGCTGGAGTAAGTGTTCCCAGATGTGGGACCCTCGGGCTCCACAGGGCCAGTGCGGGGACTTGTGCACAGCACCCTGGGGTGGGGGCCGTGCCCCTCATGGGCTGCTGGTCCAGAGGTTTCGGGCAAAGGTGacctgggcagcagcactggggggtTTCAGGGAGAACAGTGGAGCCGTGGGGTGCTCCTTGGAGCTATCCCCTGCCCCGGGCAGGTTGGACAACAGCTGCTTCCTTTCCAGTGTGTCCCCCAGGCCTGTCTGTGATGACACCCTGTACGTCCCCAGGCCAGTCCGTGCTGACCCTGCTCTCTGCCTCCAGGTGCGAGATGGCTGCCGGTGGctgcctccttctccttcttctacCCTCGCTGATCGCAGCCTTGCACAGCCCTCCTGGCTGTAAGATCCGGATTACTTCCAAGGGGCTGGACCTGGGTAAGGGGCCGGCCAGGATCTCACACTCTGGGAAAGAAGGACGTTGGGCACCCTCCTGGGGTCTCTGCTTGTGTagggctctgcctgcactgctCCACCATGGGGCGGCCGGGGAGAAGTGGGGGTTGTCAGGGGCGATGCTGCCAGGAGGGCAcgtcccagcccagccttgtTTTTCCCTGCAGTGAAGCAGGAGGGGCTGCGCTttgtggagcaggagctgcagaacaTCACCGTGTCAGACCTGCATGGGAATGAGGGGCAGTTCCAGTACAACATCAGCCAGTGAGTGCTGCCTGCTGCCCATGGCTTCCCATGTCTATCTGTCTGTCTAAccacccctgtcccctccctgcagggtCAAGGTGACAGACCTGCAGCTGGCCTTTTCAGACCTGAacttccagccccagcagcaccttgtCTTCAACATCAACAATGCTTCCATTAGCCTACGCTTCCGCAGGCAGCTGCTCTACTGGTTCTTGTGAGCTacctccccttcctcctgctctgggtgCTAGCCCACTCCATAGCTCTGCTTGCTGGGTGCCACAGGTGccttgctgtcctgcagctggcAAGAGCTGTGTGCTCCTTTCATCTGCTTTCCTGGCTTCTAGCTACGACATTGGGTCCATCAATGCCTCTGCGGATGGTGTCCACATCTacacagtgctgcagctggccaAGGACGAGGCTGGGCGCCTCAAAATTTCCAATATGACCTGCAACGCCTCCATAGCGAGAATGCATGCTGGCTTCTCCGGCACACTCAGGTACACCTGACCCCTCTGTGTGTGCCTGGCTCCCTGACCCCCTTCCCACACCTTCAGTGCTTCCTCATCCCAGCTATGTACTAGAATGGGCACAGAGCCACAGGGAGAACAGGTAGTGCAGAACCACTCTTGTGTTCTCCAGGAAGGTCTATGAATTTCTGAGCACCTTCATCGTCACAGGGATGCGCTTCCTCGTCAGCCAGCAGGTACAGCTGAGCGCAgagaggggctgtgggatgtTAGGGCTCGGCCCTGTGTGTGTGGGAGAGGGTAGAGTCATATCCCACCCGTCTGCTGGGCCTtgtcctgcctctgcagctcctcatccAGTCCTGGGAGTGATTCCCCTCAGCCTGGCTCCTTGCCTTGCAGatctgcccatccctggagcatgccagcctggtgctgctgaaCTCTTTGCTGGACACAGTGCCTGGTGTGTGTTGccctgggaaaggggctggaTCCCATTCACTGTGGGACAGACAGGGCTGGGCATCAGGCTGCCAAGCAGCTCCAGGCTAAGTCACACCAGCACATCTTCCCTGGCAGTGAGAAACTATGTGGATGAGCATATCGGGATTGACTATTCCCTCCTACGGGATCCGTCCATCTCCACTGACACCCTTGAGCTTGACTTCAAGGTGAGCACTGGGTCCTGCCTTGCTGgtccttccccatccctgtggaaaaggctgtgccagcagccatGTTGGGCTCCATGGAGCAGGTGAGTTGGGCTTGCCCCATGGCTGTGGGAACCTCTCCTGCTCTTGGTCCAGGGCATGTTCTTCCCCCGGGTGAGAGAGGATCAGGAGCTGGAGAACCACGCGGTGGAGCCGGTGATCAAGGAGACTGAACGCATGGTTTATGTTGCCTTCTCTGAGTACTTTTTTGACTCAGCCATGCACTCGTACTTCCAGGCAGGAGTACTGACCATAGAGCTCCAGGGGGAGAAGGTAAGGAGCATCAGACACTCAGACTGtgtgcaggcaggagggagggctgggctgtgtcacAGAGCAAAGGAGGTGCCATCCAGGGAGCAGCTTTGCTgggacctgcagcagcagcttgctCACCCTCCAGT
This window contains:
- the PLTP gene encoding phospholipid transfer protein, whose product is MAAGGCLLLLLLPSLIAALHSPPGCKIRITSKGLDLVKQEGLRFVEQELQNITVSDLHGNEGQFQYNISQVKVTDLQLAFSDLNFQPQQHLVFNINNASISLRFRRQLLYWFFYDIGSINASADGVHIYTVLQLAKDEAGRLKISNMTCNASIARMHAGFSGTLRKVYEFLSTFIVTGMRFLVSQQICPSLEHASLVLLNSLLDTVPVRNYVDEHIGIDYSLLRDPSISTDTLELDFKGMFFPRVREDQELENHAVEPVIKETERMVYVAFSEYFFDSAMHSYFQAGVLTIELQGEKVPKDLEVLLRATFFGTIFMLSPSVDAPLRLVLQVSAPPRCTIKPSGTSVSVSAFLNISLVPPDRPPVQLSSMAMETKLSAKVFLQGKALRVQLDLRRFRIYSKQSALESLALFSLQAPLKTLLQLTIMPIINERTKKGVQIPLPEGMDFTREVVTNHAGFLTVGADLHFSKGLREVIEKYRPVPTAAAYSSSQPSEPSLDPSSL